CGCATCGGGTTACCCGCAGGGTCCCATTCCGGTGTCGCCCGAGACTCTGCGCAAGGTCGGCGAAGGGATCGCCGAGAAAGCCCGCGAGACATTGTCGGCGATGGGCGTCCAAGACGTGAAGACCCAGGTCGTGGACGGCGATCCGGCAAGCAGCATCATCGCCGCAGTCGAGCATGAAAAGGCGGAGCTGGTGGTCATGGGCCGCCGGGGTCTCGGCAACGTAGCGGGCTTGGTAATGGGAAGCGTCTCGCACAAGGTAGCGCACCTCGCCGAGTGCGCGTGTCTCACGGTCAAGTGACCGGCGGCGGGTGCGTGCCCGAGAGGACTCCCGGACCGCAGGTGCCCGCCCGCTGGAACGGCG
Above is a window of Deltaproteobacteria bacterium DNA encoding:
- a CDS encoding universal stress protein; protein product: ASGYPQGPIPVSPETLRKVGEGIAEKARETLSAMGVQDVKTQVVDGDPASSIIAAVEHEKAELVVMGRRGLGNVAGLVMGSVSHKVAHLAECACLTVK